Below is a window of Candidatus Viadribacter manganicus DNA.
CGAGGTGTAGGTCTCGACCGAGCCGATGCCGTAAATGCAGCTGACGGAGGCGACGATGATTACGTCGTCGCGTTCGAGGATCGCGCGCGTTGCGGCGTGGCGCATGCGGTCGATCTGCTCGTTAATGTTGGATTCTTTTTCGATGTAGGTGTCGGTGCGCGGCACGTACGCTTCGGGCTGGTAGTAGTCGTAGTACGAGACAAAATACTCGACCGCGTTCTCCGGGAAGAATTGCTTGAACTCGCCATAGAGCTGGGCGGCGAGTGTCTTGTTCGGCGCGAGGATGAGCGCGGGGCGCTGCACCTGCTCGATGACTTGCGCCATGGTGAAGGTCTTGCCCGAGCCGGTGACGCCGAGGAGGACTTGGTCCTGTTCGTGCTTCTTGATGCCCCCGACGAGCTCGTTGATCGCGGTCGGCTGGTCGCCGGCGGGTTTGTAGTCCGACACCAGCTTGAAGCGCTGGCCGCCCTCGAGCTTCTCCCACTCACGCTTCGGCCGATGCGGCATCCACATGGCTTGGTTCGCGTCGAACGTGATGGGCGCCTCGGCGAGGCCTGGAGATTTCGGGGAACGGGCCATGAACGAGAAAGATAGGGCGCGGACGTTGCATGCGCCACCGGGGCTGCGGAGGGCGCTTACGAAAGTGGCAATCAATGTGGCGGGGAGGCAGTTTTTTGGGGGGGTGTCGCGGAGGCGGTCCGTTGCCACAATTGTGTGATGCCACTTAGCCGGTTTGGGCGCTCTGGTGTGTCTGAAGTGCTGTGGAGTTGCATTTACAGGAGTGTGATCGGCAGCATGGATGTTGAGCCCATGTAAATCCATGATTTTTATAAATAAATGGCGATTTGTAACGACTTGCTCGCTGAGTAGGCAGAGTGGAAAATACACCGCACGAAGCAAGGTTCCCGAGGCAAGATCGGTTACTGAAGCCGAATAGTCACACAACGCCTGCGCCTTCATGTTCGTGGCTGAAATCGGGCGTTCTGAAATTGACGTTGGTTAAAATGTGTCGTTAGCGTTTCCGCAGCATGGCGGGAGTCGACTGCCGGACGGTGTCCGGACGTCCCTGGGGGGACGTGAATCGATATTCGCCGACGCAACAGTTCGGGCGATTGTCGCTCGAAGGAGATCTTGGGTTCGCCAGTTGGTTGGCCCGGCGCTCTAGGGGGTTCGAAAACATGTCAAAGAAGACGCAGAATGGACGTAAGTCCCTGCTGACGGGCGCTTCGGTGCTCGCGGCGGCGGCTGCGGCGATCACGGCTACGCCGGCGATGGCCCAGGACGCTGAAGAAGAAGAAGCTATCGTTGTTACCGGCACGCGTCTCGTGCGCCAGGACTTCGAAGCCATCAGCCCGATCACGACGGTCGGCGCCGAGCAGCTCGAACTGACGGCCACGCTGACGACGGAATCGCTCTTGAACGAGCTCCCGCAGATCATCCCGGGCAACACCCGTACGTCGAACAACGCCGGCGGCGAAGACTTCGCCACGGTCGACCTGCGCGGCCTCGGCATCAGCCGCACGCTGATCCTCGTGAACGGCGAACGCGTCCCGGGTTCTTCGACCTCGGGCACGGTCGACATCAACACGATCCCGGCTTCGCTGATTTCGCGTATCGAAGTTGTGACCGGCGGCGCCTCGGCCGTGTACGGTTCTGACGCTCTCGCGGGCGTTGTGAACTTCGTGCTGAAGGACGATTACGAGGGCGGCGAAATCAACGTCACCTACGGCTCAGAGCTCGAAACCGGCAACGTCGCCGAATTCGAAATCAACGGCCTCGTCGGCGGTAACTTCGCCAACGGCCGCGGTAACATGACGGCGTACGCGTCGTACTATAACCGCGAAGGCATCCTGCAGTCAGAGTACGACTACTCACGTACGTCGGCCGCTCTCTGCTATGACTCAGCCCAAGGCGGTTACTTCATCTGCGATACCGGCGCTGAAGCTTACAATTCTTCGTTCCCGGGCACCGCGTTCCCGGGCGGTTCGGGCACCCCGCCATGGGGTTGGATCACGAACAACGGCGCCAACCCGTTCACGGGCTTGTCTGGCTTGCTTCCTGGCCAGTTCGGCGCTGCCAACACTGACTGTAACCCCAACACGCCTGGCGTTGCCGTCAACTCTGGCAACCTGTCGTTCAACGACGCCGGCGCTCTGACGCCACGCTTCACCAGCGGCGCGTGCGGCGTTCCGGATCGTGCGAACGGTTCATCGCGCTACAATTTCGCTCCGGACAACTTCCTGGTCATCCCGGGCGAGCGCATCGCTCTGTCGGCGAACGGTCACTACGACATCACCGACACCACGACGCTCAACATCTTGATGAACTACACCAACTCGCAGTCGGAAGTGCAGCTTGCACCGACGCCGGCGACCGGCCTGACCATCACGCTGACCCCGGCGATGCAAACGCTGATCCAAGCGAACGCTCCAGACCTCTGGACGGCTCTCCAAAGCCGCCCGAACAAGCTGGCGCCGTTCACGATGGATCGTCGTATGACGGAAGTTGGCACGCGTAATGGCTACTTCGAGAACAATTCCTTCATGTTCCTCGCGACCCTCGAAGGTTCGCTGGGCGACAATTGGGATTGGGCTTTGACCGCTTCGTACGGCCAAAGCGCGTTCAACACCCGCGCGGTCAACTCGGTCAACGCCACGGCGTTGCGCCAAGGTCTCGCTGGCTGCCAAGACGCGGCAGGCAACCCGCTGGGCGTCAACGCTCTGCCGGGCTGCGTTGCGCTCGACATCTTCGGCCCGAACACGCTGACCCCGACGATGCAATCGTTCATTCGCGTCAACACGTTCACCGACGTGAAGACCGAAGAAAATCGCATCGCTGGTTACGTCCGCGGCGACCTGTTCGAACTGCCGGCTGGCCCGATCGCAACGGTGTTCGGCTTCGAATACCGCGACTCGTTCGCTGCTCAGTACAACGACAACGAACAGCGCACGGGCAACATCTTCGGCTTCAACGCCATCCAAGATCAAGAAGGCCAAGTCGACGTGTACGAACTGTA
It encodes the following:
- a CDS encoding TonB-dependent receptor domain-containing protein — protein: MSKKTQNGRKSLLTGASVLAAAAAAITATPAMAQDAEEEEAIVVTGTRLVRQDFEAISPITTVGAEQLELTATLTTESLLNELPQIIPGNTRTSNNAGGEDFATVDLRGLGISRTLILVNGERVPGSSTSGTVDINTIPASLISRIEVVTGGASAVYGSDALAGVVNFVLKDDYEGGEINVTYGSELETGNVAEFEINGLVGGNFANGRGNMTAYASYYNREGILQSEYDYSRTSAALCYDSAQGGYFICDTGAEAYNSSFPGTAFPGGSGTPPWGWITNNGANPFTGLSGLLPGQFGAANTDCNPNTPGVAVNSGNLSFNDAGALTPRFTSGACGVPDRANGSSRYNFAPDNFLVIPGERIALSANGHYDITDTTTLNILMNYTNSQSEVQLAPTPATGLTITLTPAMQTLIQANAPDLWTALQSRPNKLAPFTMDRRMTEVGTRNGYFENNSFMFLATLEGSLGDNWDWALTASYGQSAFNTRAVNSVNATALRQGLAGCQDAAGNPLGVNALPGCVALDIFGPNTLTPTMQSFIRVNTFTDVKTEENRIAGYVRGDLFELPAGPIATVFGFEYRDSFAAQYNDNEQRTGNIFGFNAIQDQEGQVDVYELYTEVAVPLISEAPFAHYLGLEAGFRRSNYSSIGNVDTYKIGGEWAPVEWLRFRAVFNEATRAPNVFELFQAGDQGFPSYTDPCRDTAAGGNGVPDVAGVTQAFCVGQGVPIGNYPGFSANNSQVEAFAFGNPNLGPEQAESLTYGFVLQPDWFPIGDFRMTVDYYDIEITDVIAAFGAQFFINDCYVNANLTSCARVVRDTVTGQIDFVNTSRGNQGTFQTSGYDIQFEWSLPIGPGQLTINELYSIAEEFAFNGNDFVGTSTGAIGGAIPDYKSVLSVSYNVGDWTLFGRWSYVPELDETAVFGVPSMTPEASYVDVSTRWNVTDNFTLTAVIDNLFDEYPPQTFGGLFSQANTDPQVYRVLGRSFTISGRYRF